The DNA segment cctTTGCGCAAAACTTTTCTCGCCCTCGCGTTACGCGTTCGTGGCCTATTTCTACGCTTCCTCGGCTcgcaccacacaccacaccttTGCGCTTTTACACCTTATCTTTTACGGCCCCTTTGCATGgggagcaaaacacaaaaaaaaaacacaaaaaatactgTTATCAAGCACAATCACCAAAAACTATTCGTACAGTACTGGACCGGAGAGAGGGGGAGTGGATATAGTGACTCCGCAAACGGGCGGTCGTTCCATTGTTCGTACTCCTTTTCACTCCAACAGGAATGCTTACATCCTAACCCTATTTCAATTCTACGTATCGAACGTTCGTGTTGCAGTTTGTCGTTGCTGCGGCGGGCCGCCTTGCTTTGCGTTTGCGCACGGTATAGCGCCAAGCGGAAGCTTCAAGTCATGTCGCGTCTTTAAACTCTTGAACCGGTGCACCGAACGTCTCCGTTAAGACTAGGGGCGACATCCAGCAAACGGTCAACTTTTAAAAGCTAAACACACTCTAAACCACCTGCTCTCTTtccatatatatatttatatatgtacGGGTAAAATGATGAAGAGGGGGGAAACAGTTAAGAATGGTACAGGAAAAAGGTGCACCAAGCAAAagccaaaacacaaaatatccaaaaaacatacataaacaTAATCAACCGTTTTTGTGCGTGCGCGAAAAAACAGCGATGGAAAACAGAAAAGCGTCGCTCACGCAGTAGTACACCCCGTAGTTTGCTTGTGTTtgaggaggtgtgtgtgtgtgtggttgtgtgggtGAAAACAgaccaacgaaaaaaaggaacgtgGTGACTAAGAAAAATAGACAGAAAATTAGGgagattaaataaatactcTTTTGAAGCAAAGATACACGTCCTTCATAAGATCGAATGTCCGTGTCCGTGAGGATGTCCTCTATCGCCGCGATAAGGCTGAGGGGACGACCAAATGGAAATGACATTCTCCCCAATGAATAAGCTGATGGGTGATGGTGATAATTACTATAATAAGTGCCTTTACAAACTAACCAGCACATCGTCGAAGAACGAGATAGAgggcgagagagagtgagagaaagggCAAACGTCGGCCCAAACTCTTCTTCCTAGGGATGCCTTTACCTTTTGCCCATGTTCTGTTCATCTGTCCAAACTTTGTGTCACTGTGAGATGAGCAAAAGATTTCTCTTCGCTAATGCCCTTGCCCTTGCGGCAGAACTCACTGTCACACACAGCGCGCAAGCAAAAACCTCCGAACAGGAAGCGCTGGAGATGAGGGAAGGGGATCGGTTTGGATCGGTTGGGGTGAAGATGTACAGGATGATAGTATCGAGTTGCGAGCTTGGAAGAGGGGCGGTggagcaaataaattaaatgttggTGGTATGTTGGTAATACACAATCGTTTGGTATCGTACACTAAGCGCAAGAGAAGCAGCTTGAAAGGACTGCCTGAGGGAGAGGGGCATGATAGAGGGAACTCGTTCGCGATCATATAAACCGAttcgataataataataatataataataataatcgtaATAAATTAAGAGGCAATCGTGTTAATGGTGGCGCGGGCACGCACCGGAAAAGGGGACGATGAAATGAGGTTGTTAGACGGTTGCTAGGCTACACGGTTGTCGGAAGGAGGGAAGGTGGATGGATTTTAGCGCATCTTCGCGAACTGTTGGAGCAGCCACGATCGTCACCCGGTTGCGGTGCGATTACTGCGACAAGTGGTAGTAGATTGCATTTCGTACGATTTCACAACGGTCCCTCGTCCTTGTCTTCCGATCTCCTGTATCGACCTCCCCAGAagcttcctttccttttcctgCACTAAACCGCACCGTCGTGACGCGCGAACGAGCAACTGCTCTCTAGGATGAGATGGTGCTCAGGTAACAGGAGTGTTCAAGCTGCAGAGTGAGCCCGGTGCCGAAAGCTGTTTTCAGATGAAGGATGAAGATGCTCCCGCGAAGGTGCAGAACGGAGGGAGAAACTTTCCCGAGCTTCATGCGGGGTCAAGGGTCGCTCGGGACACGAGGACCGACCCACGgacggggttcgtcgcttagtGTCCGGAGAAAGGATTGCCTGTGAGGGTTCAGAATGAGTGCGCAAGTGCGGTGCGTGGAGTGCGTCATGGATCCCAGGGTGATGTGTGATGTCCCACAACATGATGGAAGGGTGCAATCCGAAATCCAGGTCCACACGAACCGGGTGGCGTTTGCGTGCgatgaaagagagaaaagaaaagatagaTAAGATGAGCTGTTCGCAAAGGGAAAAGGAAGCCGAGACATCTCGCTGCCTGCGCCTTAGGTCCACAGCTCCGACAGTACAAAGTGCGGTCTGCGGCTGGCGGTCGTACCTTTCCGGTCGAAGTGTCGCACGCGCACGAACAGGAAGGCCGCTACCAGGGACGCCACGGCGAGCACGAGCAACAGCATCACCAGTCCGCCGACGAAACTCGGCACCGACATGCAGATCGTTTCCGGGTCGACGGTTCGCTGCGACTGGATCACGACCGTCTCGTTGCCGGACGCGTTGTTAAGCGCAAAGTTGACGTCTCCCGGTGCCACCACCTGGATGATGCGCTCGGTGTTGACGTCCGTCATCTCCTGGGCGTCGCGCTTGTAGATGCGCGGCCGGATCACCACCGACATCGTGTCCCGTCGTCGGCGCACACCGCGCAGATCGTCCAGTCCCTCCACCGAGCGGGGCCGTCCGCCCAGGCTCACCAGATTGCCGCTGTTCTCGCCCGACAGTCCATCgtccttcttctgctgcttggTCACGGTGACGTACGACGTCTGGcctggtggcggcggtggcggcatgTTGATGTGGTCGTGGATATCGTTGGACGACGGGTTCGCCGACTGTGGCTGCGATTCGATGCGATCGTTAGCGTTCACCGGGCCGTCCGATTTGTTCTCGGCCGAGTTGGCGGACGTTTGGGCTTGCGGGGCCGGCACCACACTGTCCTGGTTCTCCGAGTACGCGCCGGACGCGTCGGACGGGTGGCGCGGGTCCGGGTAGGCCGCTGGCGGTACACCGTACTCGGACAGGTGCGGTGGTCCGTACTCGCCGCTCAGCGGTCCCGGTGCACCGTACTCGCCCGAGATGCCGTTACCGGTCAGCGCTGGCAGTCCGTAGTCGCCGCCGGCGCACTTCGGCTCGGGGCAGTTGTACCGGCACACCTGGATCACGCACTGGAAGTGCACGTTCATCGAGTCGGGGAACTTGAACGCCTGGAAGTAGGCGAACGAAACGACCGACGCGGACGGGCCAAAGTTCTTGATCTTCTGGAACTTGCTCATAATCTTCGGCCGCACCACACAGCCGTGCTGGTCGACCAGCTGGATCGGGGCGCGCTTGCCGTCGTGGGCCACGCAGTTGCGCACCAGCATGTCGAACTTGTTCTCGTCGTCCTTGATCGCCagcaccatcgtcatcgtttgGCCGATCTTCACGATGCCCGACACCTCGGACGCCCACGGGCCCTTGCCGACCTGGATCTGCATCCAGCACTGGAGGTTGTCGCCCAGGAAGTTGGCCGTGACGGCGTGCAGCATATCGACCTGGAACGGCCGGAAGGTGACCGCCTTCTCGTAGAAGTCGTACCACGTGCAGCGGAGTTTGCGGGCCTGAAAGTGAGATTGTCGTTAGCGCCACGACCGATCAACGCTGCGCGTCCACCAATACATACC comes from the Anopheles coluzzii chromosome 2, AcolN3, whole genome shotgun sequence genome and includes:
- the LOC120951380 gene encoding cuticlin-4, with product MGNRMRSLVATFVLLFTVLENVHCDAPLVDSAALPLEHRAVYGPPAPSPVYGTPGLLSGGGGSGGLIGGGGGGGGGDDPWPLSASNDSPQIKHLQVQCEKTHMRVNIEFDRPFYGMIFSKGFYSDPHCVHLKPGTGHLSATFEIFLNSCGMSSSANHNAASFGGPTPSGSYVENTIIIQYDPYVQEVWDQARKLRCTWYDFYEKAVTFRPFQVDMLHAVTANFLGDNLQCWMQIQVGKGPWASEVSGIVKIGQTMTMVLAIKDDENKFDMLVRNCVAHDGKRAPIQLVDQHGCVVRPKIMSKFQKIKNFGPSASVVSFAYFQAFKFPDSMNVHFQCVIQVCRYNCPEPKCAGGDYGLPALTGNGISGEYGAPGPLSGEYGPPHLSEYGVPPAAYPDPRHPSDASGAYSENQDSVVPAPQAQTSANSAENKSDGPVNANDRIESQPQSANPSSNDIHDHINMPPPPPPGQTSYVTVTKQQKKDDGLSGENSGNLVSLGGRPRSVEGLDDLRGVRRRRDTMSVVIRPRIYKRDAQEMTDVNTERIIQVVAPGDVNFALNNASGNETVVIQSQRTVDPETICMSVPSFVGGLVMLLLVLAVASLVAAFLFVRVRHFDRKGNPFSGH